One Camelina sativa cultivar DH55 chromosome 3, Cs, whole genome shotgun sequence genomic window carries:
- the LOC109130738 gene encoding uncharacterized protein LOC109130738 translates to MNLSGVAEFLIKYASRNAIDLSNQFKSLVKSTVDPRSKSIYAECSQLYEIAVSNFDDALKDLAAKDNLSVNVGVTAAMTDGGVSSDEDDDGTSNENLALFVGTDDAKRNDVLGQKTTKENAGYGVGTSFKGVSVRKGQYFKSKEVLQATMELYAMRYNCDYRVTKSDIKFWCIRCIEDICKWSLRAECLNGSTYFKINKFVGLHTCAPSKKKKFCRTPSAKTIGHLIKQNYEGAWESREYAVNEVRGIPEKSYGKIPKYLYMIQEANPGTFTNYEVDCNSRFKYLFISFGQSIRGFYKGMRKVIVVDGTFLKNKYKGVLLVATVVDGNSNLYPIAFGIADSENDSSREWFFEQLKVVIGDDKDLSFISDRHVSISKSLEKIYPLSSHGICIHHLIGNVITYHKGRGVADLVSRASKDNRVAEFEKYFGEICNISPAIGEYLADAQVKKWA, encoded by the exons ATGAATCTTTCGGGTGTCGCGGAGTTTTTGATCAAGTATGCATCACGAAATGCAATAGACCTGAGCAACCAATTCAAATCACTGGTAAAGAGCACGGTTGATCCTCGTTCCAAGAGTATTTATGCTGAATGTTCACAACTTTATGAAATTGCAGTTAGCAACTTTGATGATGCCCTGAAAGATTTGGCAGCAAAAGACAATTTGAGCGTTAACGTTGGGGTCACGGCTGCGATGACAGATGGAG GGGTttcaagtgatgaagatgacgatggtACATCGAATGAAAACCTAGCTTTATTTGTGGGTACTGATGATGCCAAACGGAATGATGTTTTAGGGCAAAAAACAACCAAGGAGAACGCCGGTTATGGTGTTGGAACGTCGTTCAAAGGTGTGAGCGTAAGGAAGGGTCAAtatttcaaaagcaaagaaGTGTTACAAGCAACAATGGAATTGTATGCGATGAGGTACAACTGTGACTACAGGGTTACAAAATCTGATATAAAATTCTGGTGTATACGCTGCATAGAAGATATTTGCAAATGGAGTCTTCGTGCTGAGTGTTTAAATGGATCTACGTATTTCAagatcaacaagtttgtgggtCTCCATACTTGTGCTccatcaaagaagaagaaattttgtAGGACACCATCAGCTAAAACAATTGGGCATCTCATTAAGCAGAATTATGAGGGT GCATGGGAGTCTCGTGAGTATGCAGTGAATGAAGTTAGAGGAATTCCTGAGAAGAGTTATGGTAAAATACCAAAGTACTTGTACATGATACAAGAAGCGAATCCGGGTACGTTTACAAATTATGAAGTTGATTGCAACAGTAGATtcaaatatctatttatttcttttggtcagTCAATAAGAGGATTTTACAAGGGAATGAGGAAagttattgtggttgatggAACATTTCTGAAGAACAAATACAAAGGAGTTCTGCTAGTTGCTACAGTTGTAGATGGTAACTCTAATTTGTATCCAATAGCATTTGGaattgctgattctgagaatgattcTTCACGGGAGTGGTTTTTTGAGCAACTTAAGGTTGTTATTGGAGATGATAAAGATTTATCCTTCATATCAGATAGGCATGTGTCAATTAGCAAATCACTTGAAAAAATCTATCCATTGTCTAGTCATGGTATTTGCATCCACCACTTGATTGGTAATGTAATTACATATCACAAGGGAAGGGGTGTGGCTGATTTGGTTTCAAGAGCATCTAAAGATAATAGAGTTGCtgagtttgaaaaatattttggagAAATTTGCAACATCAGTCCTGCGATTGGAGAGTACCTAGCAGATGCTCAGGTTAAAAAATGGGCTTGA
- the LOC104779201 gene encoding uncharacterized protein At4g04775-like, whose product MSNVSTNSTGSTSSRTRGRVVGVPRRCWCGERIVALISKSDPNPYRRYYHCGFAVSNRLRNDDHTFKWDDEASVNEIDTLTTKNVEFEKHLKYFRKERLEFEKIVYEKMENEIFETIEDALSKAKTSNRKMMVILAILCMIMIGCSKLLG is encoded by the exons atgagcaatGTATCGACAAACTCGACTGGATCAACTAGTTCCCGTACAAGAGGAAGAGTGGTTGGTGTCCCAAGGAGATGTTGGTGCGGGGAAAGAATTGTAGCACTTATATCGAAGTCTGATCCCAATCCTTACCGGAGATATTATCATTGTGGCTTTGCTGTATCAAACAGG CTTAGGAACGATGATCACACCTTCAAATGGGATGATGAGGCTTCGGTCAACGAGATAGATACACTTACTACAAAGAATGTTGAATTTGAGAAGCATTTGAAATATTTCAGAAAAGAGAGATTGGAGTTTGAGAAAATAGTTTACGAGAAGATGGAAAATGAGATATTTGAGACGATAGAGGATGCTTTGTCTAAAGCAAAAACCAGCAATAGGAAGATGATGGTGATCTTAGCGATATTGTGCATGATCATGATTGGATGCAGCAAATTACTAGGCTGa